One window of the Salvelinus fontinalis isolate EN_2023a chromosome 2, ASM2944872v1, whole genome shotgun sequence genome contains the following:
- the LOC129867217 gene encoding heat shock 70 kDa protein-like: MAHIFFLDRSPCFCNRKTTAQEAALSLASYKSKKCTILIPRGIPQLEVTFDINANGTLNVSAVDKSKGKENKITIPNDKGRKIASKNSLEWYTFNMKSSVEDDNVKGNVSEEVKKKVVDRCIQAIFWLEDDKEE; encoded by the exons ATGGCACACATATTCTTCCTAGACAGGTCTCCGTGCTTCTGTAACCGAAAGACCACTGCACAGGAAGCTGCGCTCTCATTG GCTTCATATAAATCAAAAAAGTGTACAATTTTGATTCCACGAGGAATCCCTCAGCTTGAGGTGACCTTTGACATCAACGCAAATGGCACTCTGAACGTATCAGCAGTAGACAAGAGCAAGGGCAAAGAGAACAAGATCACCATCCCCAACGACAAGGGGCGGAAAATAGCATCCAAGAACTCCCTGGAGTGGTACACCTTCAATATGAAGAGCAGCGTTGAGGACGACAATGTGAAAGGCAATGTCAGCGAGGAGGTCAAGAAGAAAGTGGTGGACAGGTGCATTCAGGCCATTTTCTGGTTGGAGGACGACAAAGAGGAGTAA
- the LOC129868182 gene encoding uncharacterized protein LOC129868182 — MWNSVRTGQNNDFHSAKMAKISLLRVLLNERLTAVADEIFGAVEKTVAEYQEEIYRSKEENEKLRRLLDIVLKPDIKLHRSDLQQLTVSEKVPPEQQHCEQELNPSLGQEDPEPTQINEQELRTSHGREQLHALESKDPNVIFTIACVKSLCQNQVSTEPSHLYQTQSEEYEQGPSLPSTSIEQIKTEPDGEGYMSLEPTSEPQPLSAFNHYSAVQRENRVILSVDRVASGELPSGSKPPESKRAQNRGPAAATGQATASQSLDPTLSSLPFHHPAVPRSIAWRQKRKGEEYAHAQQQGALYPKRSNVYRSKVHPDISIPHLTPEYDELLTNRSGGRPDRYAVLLFRACVSEERYREWEQNTNWDGSRGKFGLPVNLRMFIRTTVSQKFPSMSDVTRKNIKDRVNEYLRSPRKSGHGLLSLI, encoded by the exons ATGTGGAATTCTGTTCGGACAGGACAGAACAACGACTTTCATTCTGCGAAAATGGCTAAAATATCGTTGCTGAGAGTGCTTCTCAATGAACGATTAACAGCAGTTGCTGATGAGATATTTGGGGCTGTTGAAAAAACGGTGGCAGAGTACCAGGAAGAAATCTATCGTTCTAAGGAGGAGAACGAGAAGCTACGGAGGCTGCTTGATATCGTTCTTAAACCAGATATAAAGTTGCATAGATCGG ACCTACAGCAGCTCACTGTCTCTGAAAAGGTTCCCCCTGAACAGCAGCACTGTGAACAGGAGTTGAACCCCAGTCTGGGGCAGGAGGACCCAGAGCCCACACAGATTAATGAGCAGGAGCTCAGGACTAGCCATGGGAGAGAGCAGCTTCATGCTCTGGAGTCAAAAGACCCTAATGTTATATTCACAATTGCTTGTGTCAAAAGCTTGTGCCAGAATCAGGTCTCAACTGAGCCTTCACATCTTTACCAAACCCAAAGTGAGGAATATGAACAGGGACCCTCTCTACCAAGCACTTCAATAGAACAGATCAAAACAGAACCTGATGGAGAGGGCTACATGTCATTAGAACCAACCAGTGAACCTCAGCCCCTCTCTGCATTTAATCACTATTCTGCTGTTCAGCGTGAAAACAGAGTAATCCTCAGTGTAGATCGTGTGGCGAGTGGAGAGCTTCCATCAGGGTCAAAGCCACCGGAATCAAAGAGAGCACAG AATCGAGGCCCTGCTGCTGCCACAGGCCAGGCCACAGCAAGCCAGTCCCTGGACCCCACTCTTTCCTCACTACCTTTCCACCACCCAGCTGTGCCCCGGTCCATTGCATGGCGCCaaaagaggaagggggaggaataTGCACACGCCCAGCAGCAGGGCGCTCTTTACCCAAAACGCTCAAATGTATACCGCTCGAAGGTACATCCTGACATTTCCATTCCTCATCTGACACCAGAATATGACGAACTGCTCACCAACCGCAGCGGGGGCCGTCCGGACCGCTATGCTGTTTTGCTATTCCGTGCATGTGTAAGCGAAGAGAGATACCGCGAGTGGGAACAGAATACCAACTGGGATGGATCACGAGGAAAATTTGGCTTGCCAGTGAACCTCCGAATGTTCATCAGGACCACTGTGTCTCAGAAGTTTCCTTCCATGAGTGATGTAACCCGAAAAAACATAAAAGACAGAGTAAATGAGTACTTGAGGTCACCGAGGAAGTCTGGACATGGACTGCTCTCGCTTATCTAA